CCAGTTCCCTTGAGTTGAGGGAGGAAAGGATTATTCTTGCTGTGCTGGGGCCTACACCCGATACCGAGATAAGGTGAAGGAACAGTTCCCGTTCATGTTTATCCCTAAATCCGAACAACACATGGGCATCCTCACGGATGGACTCATATACATAGAGTTTTACCCCGGATTCCTGGCTGATTGCACCGTAGGTATTTAATGAGATATTTAATTGGTAGCCGATACCTCCGCATTCCAATGTTACATTAGTCGGTGTAAGTTCTGCTACCTCTCCTTTGATATAGTCAATCATTGTTTAATAGGTTGATTACGTAATACCGCTGTTATAACGGTAAAATTGATAAAAAAGTATATCCGGGGCAAAAAAGATCTTCACTCTTCATTAAAATATATGTCCTTTTGCCAATCCGCCTTCACCGGTCTCCTTATAGAGTGAAGGCAGGTCGTGCCCTGTCTCTTTCATCACATTTACTACACGGTCGAATGAAACGCGGTGTATCCCGTCGGTGAATGACGAATAGAGATTGGCATCCAGTGCTCTTGCTGCGGCATAGGCGTTACGTTCAATGCAGGGGATTTGTACCAATCCGCATACCGGGTCGCAGGTCATTCCCAGGTGGTGTTCCAGGCCCATTTCTGCTGCATATTCTATCTGGGCGGGACTTCCTCCGAAGAGTTGGCTGGCTGCTGCGGCTGCCATTGCACAGGCAACGCCTATCTCTCCCTGACATCCTACCTCGGCACCGGAAATAGAGGCATTTTCCTTTACGATATTGCCGACCAGTCCCGCTGTAGCCAGTGCACGGAGCATTCTGTTCTTGCTGAAACTGCGGCTCTCTTCCAAATGATAAAGCACTGCCGGTACCACACCGCAGGAGCCACATGTAGGTGCCGTGACAATCTCTCCGCCCGATGCATTCTCTTCCGATACCGCCAGGGCAAATGCAAATACCCGACCCCGTGATTGCAATGACGCCTTGTATCCCTTGGCTTTGATGAAATAACTTGCCGCCTTGCGTTGCAGGCCCAATGGCCCGGGAAGTATCCCTTCATTATCGAGTCCCCTTTCCACAGCAGCTTTCATCACATCCCACACATCCGACAGGTAATCCCATATCTCTTTACCTTCATGTTCTCCCACATATTCCCAATAGCTTTTGCCGGTTTTTTCACACCACTCCATCACCTCTGTCATAGTGGTCATCGGATAGATATCTTTCCCTTCATTTCCTGTTATGCCGATAGTCTTTGTACCATCGGAAATCTTTCCACCGCCCACACTGTATACGGTCTGAGAAGCTATTTCTTTACCATCGCTGCCATAAGCACCCAGTTTCAAGGCATTGGGATGAAAAGGGAGGAATGTTTTCGGCAGCCATTCGATGGTGGTGGGAGCAACCGGTTCCAGTACGCTTAAAATTGCTTCATCGGTTAAATGCCCTTTGCCCGTAGCGGCCAGGCTTCCGTAAAGCGTAACAACAAATCTCTTTGTTTCGGGATGGTCTTCGGCAAACATGGCTGCTGCTTTTTTTGGCCCCATCGTATGGCTACTTGACGGCCCGTTCCCGATGCGGAAAAGTTCTTTTATCGATTGCATGGACAAATGTGAAATTAGCTGTTTTTGTAAAGTCTTTACAAAGGTAATGATTAATTCCATTTGGAAAAAAAGTCGTCATGAACCGCTGCCGGATAATAGTGGGTAATAGGTTGTATTGAGAGATCAATAGGAGATAAAAGGCCGTTTTTGGATATTTTTGTACCTTTGGGATTTTAAAAATGAAATAGTTAAAAAAGAGCATAATGAGTGCAAAGAAAAAGTACAGCTATAATATTGAGGCGCAGGATATCGATTTCAGACGTAGGGTCTCGTTGAGGTCGCTTACCAATATGGTATTGATGACAGCCGGAAGGAATGCTGATGAAAATGGTTTCGGCCTGCTGGAGTTACAGACGGAACATTACACTTGGGTGTTATCGCGTTTAGTGATCGACATGGACCGTTTCCCCACCGAACAAGATTCTCTTTCTATTGAGACATGGATAGAACATGTAGGGACTGCATTCACGACTCGTAATTTTCGGATGAGGGATGGTGCCGGAACAGTAATCGGCCATGCCAAATCATCATGGGCAGTCATCGACATGCGTACACGACGTAGTGTCCAGTTAGATACTATCCCTTCTATGCAGCAGTTTGTAGTAGATGAAACCGTTCCGGTGGAAGAGCCGGGTAGGATTGCCAATGTGGAAGGGGCTGGTGCTAACAGTTTTACCGTAAAATATAGTGAAATTGATGTGAATGGCCATGTGAACAGTTTGAATTATGTACAATGGGTATCTGATTGTTTTTCTCTCGATTTTTACAGGCAACATTATATTTGTCGATTTGAGATCAACTTCCTGAAAGAGATTACATATGGTGATTCGGGGGAAGTTTACCGGCAAATGATTGCCCCCGAAGATTACCTTTTTCAAATTGAAACAAAAGAAAAAGGAACTGCTTGCCGCGCACGGATATTATTCGAAAAGGTGGCAAATAAAGAGGCGGGAAAATAATTTCCCGCCCCGGACCGGTTTAACCCTTATTATTTGCTTAATTCGTTAATTTTTCCCCCCGAAATTAAATACTACGGGAATTGCTGCGGGTGATTTAAGGACTGTATTCCCTACTGTTAATTTAGGCCACAACTTTACAGTGACGGAGGTCTCGTTGGGAGTGATTCCCAGGAAAGCACTCATCTCATTGGCGACCCGTTGTTGGGAATAACGATTTATTACATTCTTCAGATCCAGACTGATGGGGATAGGAATCACTTTGGTTTCTCCCGGCTCAATCCGGATAGGGATATCCATTTTTCCCTCTACAAATTCCATTTCATTGATTTGGATGGCATAATCTAATGCATCAAGGAAAGCGGCACTTTTATTGGGGTTGGTTACATCCATATTGAGAGTCATGCTGAATGGTATGTTTTGTAAGGAGGATCCCCCGGCCAGTGCAGTGGCTATAGAAGCTAGTTTCGACACTGAGATGGCAGAAGCGTTTCCTAAATTTATTCCCGCCAGTTGGATGTTGTCTAATGAATGATAGCGATATTCGCTCTGTGAAAGTTGGTAGGCTCCTCCGATTTTATTCATCACGTCGCAGCCATTGAATAAAAGGGCTACGCTAAGGAGCAGGATCATCTTTTTCATACGATAATATTTATTTTCTTATTTAATAGTCACCATTGTCGCTCCGTAGCCGTATTCGCGAAAAGAGGCGTCCTGGTGAAAACATTTTGGATAATTCTTTTTCAACTCTTTGATAATGGCATTTCTTAATACGCCATCTCCTTTACCGTGGATAAATACTATTTTATGGTTTTTCCGATGAATATGCTCATTCATCACCTCATTGAATTTACCCAATTGATATTCCAGTATTTCTGCATTATTCATTCCCGCAGTGGTGTCGAGCAACTCGTTAATGTGAAGATCGACCATGGTTGCTGCCTCTTTTTTTATCTTCTCGATACGTGCTCTCTGTGGCCGGTCATCCTCTCTCTTTTTTTCTTTCATTGCCTGCTCCAGATCTCCTGCTGAAATGCGGAGTTTATCTTCGGGGATATCGTTTCGGATGACAAAACAGGTAAGAGCATCATCTTCGAAGTAGTCGTTTTCGTGAAAACTGTGCAGCTTGTAGAACTTTACCGTATCTATACGCAGTTCTACAGAGCAGGGAGGTTTTTCATTAAATGGTTTGTTCCGTTTGAATGCGATGAATTGTATGGTTATCCTCTCTATTTCATTAAGATCGCCTTTTTCGAGTTCTTCCAAAAATATTTTGGTGTTGGGTTCAATAAGCCCGCTATAACGGATCCTTAAAGAATCTTCTTCACGGCTCATATAATTAAAAAAGAGATAGTAATTACTGTCGTTCACGAAATAACATTCGTAGGTTGTGGACGACAGGTTCTTTATGTCCATGGGAAGCCATGCCAGGCAGGCTGTAATCTTTTCACCTTCCGGAGTTTCTTCGGCTGGTTCTTCCTCTTTCTTCTCTTCTACTGGTGGGTTGAATCGTGGAGCGGATTGGGGCAATTGCGTCAGTTTTTCATTACCTGCCGGTTGTACCACAACACATTCTGAAATCAATACCGGCACGTCGAAACCATGTTCATCTTCAACGATTACCACCTGTTTATTCCGGAATCCTTTTACGATCCCTCCACCTATTGTATTGAGGAAACGGACCGTGTCTCCTATTGTTAATTTATTCATTATAAAGTGTCAGCGTGTTTCGTTTGTCAAGGCGAGTTTACGATGGATGCGCCTGTTTGATTCTTTTATTCTTGTTACGTGT
This window of the Proteiniphilum saccharofermentans genome carries:
- a CDS encoding L-serine ammonia-lyase, with the translated sequence MQSIKELFRIGNGPSSSHTMGPKKAAAMFAEDHPETKRFVVTLYGSLAATGKGHLTDEAILSVLEPVAPTTIEWLPKTFLPFHPNALKLGAYGSDGKEIASQTVYSVGGGKISDGTKTIGITGNEGKDIYPMTTMTEVMEWCEKTGKSYWEYVGEHEGKEIWDYLSDVWDVMKAAVERGLDNEGILPGPLGLQRKAASYFIKAKGYKASLQSRGRVFAFALAVSEENASGGEIVTAPTCGSCGVVPAVLYHLEESRSFSKNRMLRALATAGLVGNIVKENASISGAEVGCQGEIGVACAMAAAAASQLFGGSPAQIEYAAEMGLEHHLGMTCDPVCGLVQIPCIERNAYAAARALDANLYSSFTDGIHRVSFDRVVNVMKETGHDLPSLYKETGEGGLAKGHIF
- a CDS encoding acyl-[acyl-carrier-protein] thioesterase; the encoded protein is MSAKKKYSYNIEAQDIDFRRRVSLRSLTNMVLMTAGRNADENGFGLLELQTEHYTWVLSRLVIDMDRFPTEQDSLSIETWIEHVGTAFTTRNFRMRDGAGTVIGHAKSSWAVIDMRTRRSVQLDTIPSMQQFVVDETVPVEEPGRIANVEGAGANSFTVKYSEIDVNGHVNSLNYVQWVSDCFSLDFYRQHYICRFEINFLKEITYGDSGEVYRQMIAPEDYLFQIETKEKGTACRARILFEKVANKEAGK
- a CDS encoding NDR1/HIN1-like protein, whose protein sequence is MKKMILLLSVALLFNGCDVMNKIGGAYQLSQSEYRYHSLDNIQLAGINLGNASAISVSKLASIATALAGGSSLQNIPFSMTLNMDVTNPNKSAAFLDALDYAIQINEMEFVEGKMDIPIRIEPGETKVIPIPISLDLKNVINRYSQQRVANEMSAFLGITPNETSVTVKLWPKLTVGNTVLKSPAAIPVVFNFGGKN
- a CDS encoding DUF2027 domain-containing protein — translated: MNKLTIGDTVRFLNTIGGGIVKGFRNKQVVIVEDEHGFDVPVLISECVVVQPAGNEKLTQLPQSAPRFNPPVEEKKEEEPAEETPEGEKITACLAWLPMDIKNLSSTTYECYFVNDSNYYLFFNYMSREEDSLRIRYSGLIEPNTKIFLEELEKGDLNEIERITIQFIAFKRNKPFNEKPPCSVELRIDTVKFYKLHSFHENDYFEDDALTCFVIRNDIPEDKLRISAGDLEQAMKEKKREDDRPQRARIEKIKKEAATMVDLHINELLDTTAGMNNAEILEYQLGKFNEVMNEHIHRKNHKIVFIHGKGDGVLRNAIIKELKKNYPKCFHQDASFREYGYGATMVTIK